The proteins below come from a single Carassius carassius chromosome 11, fCarCar2.1, whole genome shotgun sequence genomic window:
- the LOC132153112 gene encoding microtubule-associated protein 2-like isoform X3 translates to MADGRQPEDSGPQWSSPGAQGSSSPGGHGENGFSSTYRTCQPGNAHASSAGSYAKENGFNGDLTSGHAVTAEQVSARIVQEVTAEAVAVLKGEQELHPDTAVRLPSVEDSANLPPSPPPSPAAEHFGPLDPDVGDEEEAGPLRFFQNSRERCKFLAPSISVSVPEDDPYHSDEEYYEHPLFSPEWTRSGSRPPGQAAAFRQIEEEETIESLSAAEEEEEENSEAAATAAALEEEEEEEQWSGEEPEQEPPTELLERAEVIGEVQALPGLQAEVHKQAATVASEAPNGGAEEAGGQENLAEAVKMEAEQLDSERTDPIGMDFTESAMHLDDDLPSYQSLVRDTDMPESPFAQTCPVEDFELPPSYQVRAKEPCEHPTEKPDGQSGAVKETSTETCDSSNILEVKSGQIQDKQIEISTDVDMKEKSGMSAYFETTTTKTDASVSLGEGYYELSTTSEEQKDSIGNLQLPEISYSTLAQAQSLEVQPDLPKSSADTLQTTSHVDRRDDCRLSPGKLALEQRSYSLNITIGAMDHGDAQGHQRNFSPLATDIMSHTCGSLDESADYLPVTTPSVEKLPQFPPLILETTASATTPSFSPPQTTVTNVKTSPQTESPESPVQGKSCYKNGTVMAPDLPEMLDLAGTPSRLTSDNTDSEIMRRKSVPMDMSSLVSDSFAHLFKSDQGQMATKREMKLEEQGYCVFSEYSGPMPSPADVHSPMDSSSQIFNTVISEEKETGLVAFGQQECLSTEDLKATEVVTPQAKPEEGKPRNEDSIQIESAPSEKTSRETNQEESDLLKTKILEETKSPTLPDNEKAQLDKQAETFITPKVTVTLDEAKPDLDSGSKLAAETEAEIADYERQIRKLEMEDRPLSVEEERELQELREKVKNKPDLVHQEAYEELDAEDVYQLTGAAKDRIARPIRPSPASSVESATDEEKMHVGDSEKPRSPGEKESLKTDPNRLSPVGSFEKYFREERPSEQEVKQKDSVQLLKEKVAEEKPQPSPSKTDKAPLDTMVIQEVEEEVELAKEPDEIMPEPKPALNVEERLVVDKTEPDEDVDENEGEKVLEKEEVEDEEVLEGAKAAEDTVEPRAAIESVVTVEDDFITVVQTIDESEVSGHSVRFSAPSQDQHPQLLQEEEEEEEAVEMAQEVEIEAPSLEEVVDVPEPVELPVCPAKEIEVPETEAPTQSFDDYKDETTMDDSILDSSWVDTQDDDKSMATEKIEPLPRVMSPVKKPHVEKSAKQRAKGGRARGRMTTPERKPVRKEPVPTQKDEMKKKKAVIKKAELTKKSDIQTCSPSRKSVLKSTVRHPRPTQHHPCVKRKPTVSADGRLPFSVARPSRDRASTSNPTTLTKIPTSKIRAEALLPARPNSASSSNNRSPLVEVDLYEPRPSSADPKVLLYSCAVKDGGSRSPEKRSSLPRPASILTRHPHMADHEESSTSITSSGSTAPRRPTCAETTRSRSARSGTSTPRMSGSTAITPGTPPSYSCRTPGTPHTPGTPKSLSLLSQEKKVAIIRTPPKSPATTPKQLRLINQPLPDLKNVRSKIRSIDNIKYQPKGGQVQIQSKKIDLSHVTSKCGSLDNIRHRPGGGNVRIESVKLGFREKAHAKVGSLENAHHTPGGGHVQIESHKLMFRDVAKARVDHGAEIVMEALRLSGGTSPQRHSHMSSSGSINMLESPQLATLADDVTAALAKQGL, encoded by the exons AGCAAGTATCAGCGCGGATCGTGCAGGAGGTTACAGCCGAAGCAGTAGCAGTACTGAAGGGAGAGCAGGAGCTGCATCCGGACACTGCCGTCAGGCTGCCATCAG TGGAGGACTCTGCAAACCTGCCACCCTCACCTCCTCCGTCCCCAGCAGCAGAGCATTTTGGGCCTTTGGATCCAG ATGTAGGGGATGAGGAGGAAGCAGGTCCTCTCCGCTTCTTCCAAAATTCTCGCGAGAGGTGCAAGTTCCTCGCCCCCTCCATCTCAGTGTCTGTGCCTGAGGATGACCCCTACCACTCTGACGAGGAATACTATGAGCACCCTTTATTCAGCCCAGAGTGGACGCGCTCTGGCTCTCGCCCCCCAGGGCAGGCCGCTGCGTTTAGACAGATTGAAG AAGAGGAGACCATAGAGAGTCTCTCAGCtgcggaggaggaagaggaggagaattCAGAAGccgcagcaacagcagcagctctagaggaagaggaggaagaggagcagtGGAGTGGAGAGGAGCCTGAGCAGGAACCTCCAACTGAGCTCCTAGAGCGGGCAGAGGTCATAGGCGAGGTCCAGGCTCTGCCCGGCCTGCAGGCTGAGGTTCACAAACAGGCAGCTACTGTTGCTAGCGAGGCCCCTAATGGGGGAGCTGAGGAGGCAGGGGGGCAAGAAAACCTTGCAGAAG CTGTGAAGATGGAAGCAGAGCAACTAGACAGTGAGAGGACAGATCCCATTGGCATGGACTTCACTGAATCTGCAATGCATCTAGATGATGATCTCCCATCTTACCAGAGCCTTGTCAGAGACACAGATATGCCGGAAAGCCCCTTTGCTCAAACATGCCCCGTGGAGGACTTTGAACTCCCTCCAAGTTACCAGGTTCGTGCCAAAGAACCTTGCGAGCATCCAACTGAAAAGCCTGATGGACAAAGCGGTGCTGTAAAAGAGACATCAACCGAAACATGTGATTCCAGCAATATCCTTGAGGTCAAATCAGGGCAGATTCAAGACAAACAAATAGAAATATCAACAGATGTGGACATGAAAGAGAAATCTGGCATGTCTGCTTATTTTGAGACCACTACAACTAAGACAGATGCCTCCGTGTCTCTAGGAGAAGGGTATTATGAGCTAAGTACTACATCAGAAGAACAAAAGGACTCTATTGGTAACCTACAACTTCCTGAAATCAGCTACAGCACCTTGGCTCAAGCACAGTCTTTGGAAGTCCAACCAGATCTTCCAAAAAGTAGCGCAGACACACTACAAACCACTTCACATGTAGACAGAAGAGATGACTGCAGACTGTCTCCTGGAAAACTGGCTCTAGAGCAAAGAAGTTACtctttaaatatcaccattgGGGCAATGGATCATGGTGATGCCCAAGGGCATCAAAGAAACTTCTCTCCATTAGCCACTGACATCATGTCTCATACTTGTGGGAGCCTTGATGAATCTGCTGATTACCTTCCTGTCACCACTCCCTCAGTAGAGAAGCTTCCTCAGTTTCCGCCACTTATTCTGGAGACAACTGCCTCTGCCACAACTCCATCATTTTCACCTCCCCAGACAACAGTCACTAATGTAAAGACAAGTCCACAGACAGAGTCTCCAGAATCACCTGTCCAAGGTAAGAGCTGTTACAAGAATGGCACTGTCATGGCCCCCGACCTACCTGAAATGCTGGACTTGGCAGGTACCCCATCAAGGTTGACGTCTGACAACACAGACTCCGAGATTATGAGGAGGAAGTCCGTCCCAATGGACATGTCTTCTCTAGTAAGTGATTCTTTTGCACATTTGTTCAAAAGTGACCAGGGCCAGATGGCTACAAAGAGAGAAATGAAGTTGGAGGAGCAAGGATATTGTGTCTTTAGTGAATACTCTGGTCCCATGCCATCGCCTGCAGATGTGCACAGTCCAATGGACTCTTCTTCTCAAATATTTAACACTGTGATATCAGAGGAGAAGGAAACTGGTCTTGTTGCATTTGGACAACAGGAGTGTCTATCAACTGAAGATCTGAAAGCAACAGAAGTTGTTACACCACAGGCAAAACCAGAAGAAGGGAAGCCAAGGAATGAAGATTCCATTCAAATTGAAAGTGCACCTTCTGAAAAAACTTCTAGAGAGACCAATCAAGAGGAGTCTGATCTTTTGAAGACCAAAATTTTAGAAGAAACCAAGAGTCCAACTTTACCTGATAATGAGAAAGCACAGTTAGACAAACAAGCTGAAACCTTTATCACACCAAAGGTGACGGTTACTCTTGATGAAGCAAAGCCTGATCTTGATTCAGGTTCCAAACTTGCAGCTGAAACTGAAGCTGAAATAGCTGACTATGAGAGACAAATTCGCAAATTGGAGATGGAGGACAGACCTTTGAGTGTAGAGGAGGAACGGGAGCTCCAGGAACTCAGGGAGAAGGTGAAGAATAAACCAGACCTTGTTCATCAGGAAGCTTATGAAGAGTTGGATGCAGAGGATGTCTACCAGCTCACTGGAGCTGCAAAGGACAGAATTGCTCGGCCTATCAGACCATCCCCAGCGTCTTCTGTAGAAAGTGCTACTGACGAGGAGAAAATGCATGTTGGTGACTCTGAAAAACCTAGATCACCAGGTGAGAAAGAGTCTCTTAAAACAGATCCCAATAGGCTATCTCCTGTTGGGTCTTTTGAGAAATATTTTAGAGAGGAGAGACCTTCTGAGCAGGAGGTAAAGCAGAAAGACTCAGTGCAACTCCTTAAAGAGAAAGTTGCTGAGGAGAAACCTCAGCCATCTCCTTCAAAGACAGACAAGGCTCCTCTTGATACCATGGTGATTCAAGAAGTAGAGGAAGAGGTAGAGCTTGCTAAGGAGCCGGATGAGATCATGCCAGAACCAAAACCAGCTCTTAATGTGGAAGAGAGGCTGGTTGTAGATAAAACTGAACCAGATGAGGATGTAGACGAAAATGAGGGGGAAAAAGTGCTTGAGAAAGAAGAAGTGGAAGACGAGGAAGTGTTGGAAGGGGCCAAGGCTGCAGAAGACACTGTTGAGCCTAGAGCTGCGATTGAGTCAGTAGTAACAGTGGAAGATGATTTTATTACGGTAGTGCAGACCATTGATGAAAGCGAAGTCTCTGGACACAGTGTACGTTTCTCAGCTCCCTCTCAGGATCAACATCCACAGCTCCtccaagaggaggaagaggaggaggaggctgTGGAAATGGCACAGGAAGTAGAGATAGAGGCTCCCAGTTTGGAGGAAGTCGTAGATGTTCCAGAGCCTGTTGAGCTTCCTGTATGTCCAGCTAAAGAGATAGAAGTACCAGAGACTGAGGCCCCAACTCAAAGTTTTGATGACTACAAAGATGAAACTACCATGGATGACTCCATCTTAGACAGCTCCTGGGTGGATACACAAG ATGATGATAAGAGCATGGCCACAGAGAAAATTGAGCCTCTACCCAGAGTGATGAGCCCTGTCAAGAAACCACATGTAGAGAAATCAGCCAAACAGAGGGCTAAAGGTGGCAGGGCCAGAGGACGAATGACCACGCCTGAACGCAAACCTGTTCGCAAGGAGCCAGTACCCACCCAGAAGGATgagatgaagaagaaaaaag CTGTGATTAAGAAGgctgagctcacaaaaaaatctGATATTCAGACATGCTCTCCTTCCCGGAAGAGTGTTTTAAAGTCTACCGTAAGGCATCCTAGACCTACCCAACATCACCCGTGTGTTAAGCGGAAACCCACAG TGTCTGCAGATGGTCGACTGCCCTTCAGTGTGGCCAGGCCCTCCAGAGACCGGGCATCT ACCTCCAATCCCACAACACTAACAAAGATCCCCACCTCTAAAATTCGGGCAGAGGCTTTGCTGCCAGCCCGGCCGAACTCGGCCAGCTCCTCCAATAATAGGAGCCCATTGGTGGAGGTAGATCTTTATGAGCCCCGCCCTTCTTCAGCAGACCCAAAAGTATTGCTATATTCATGTGCTGTAAAG GATGGTGGTTCTCGGAGCCCAGAGAAGAGGTCGTCCCTTCCACGGCCAGCATCCATACTAACCCGCCATCCACACATGGCTGATCATGAGGAGAGTTCCACTTCCATTACCAGCTCTGGGTCAACAGCACCACGCAGACCCACAT GCGCAGAGACTACTCGGTCCCGCTCGGCCCGCAGTGGCACCTCCACACCTCGCATGTCCGGGTCCACAGCCATCACCCCTGGAACCCCTCCCAGCTACTCCTGCCGTACTCCAGGCACTCCCCACACACCGGGCACCCCCAAATCTCTCAGCCTGCTGTCCCAGGAAAAGAAAGTGGCCATCATCCGAACACCTCCAAAATCCCCGGCGACTACACCCAAACAGCTGCGCCTCATTAACCAGCCACTGCCTGACCTCAAGAACGTCAGATCCAAGATCCGTTCTATTGACAACATCAAGTACCAGCCCAAGGGGGGCCAG GTTCAAATTCAGTCTAAGAAGATTGATCTTAGTCATGTGACTTCCAAGTGTGGATCATTGGACAACATCCGCCACAGGCCAG GCGGTGGTAATGTGCGCATTGAGAGTGTGAAGCTTGGCTTCAGAGAAAAAGCCCATGCAAAGGTTGGCTCCCTGGAAAATGCCCACCATACACCTGGAGGAGGACATGTACAG ATCGAAAGCCATAAGCTGATGTTCCGTGACGTGGCCAAAGCACGTGTGGATCACGGAGCAGAGATTGTGATGGAGGCACTCAGGCTGTCGGGTGGCACCTCCCCTCAGAGGCACAGCCACATGTCCTCATCCGGAAGCATCAACATGCTCGAGTCGCCACAGCTGGCCACGCTGGCCGATGATGTGACCGCCGCCCTGGCCAAACAAGGCTTGTGA
- the LOC132153112 gene encoding microtubule-associated protein 2-like isoform X1 — translation MADGRQPEDSGPQWSSPGAQGSSSPGGHGENGFSSTYRTCQPGNAHASSAGSYAKENGFNGDLTSGHAVTAEQVSARIVQEVTAEAVAVLKGEQELHPDTAVRLPSVEDSANLPPSPPPSPAAEHFGPLDPDVGDEEEAGPLRFFQNSRERCKFLAPSISVSVPEDDPYHSDEEYYEHPLFSPEWTRSGSRPPGQAAAFRQIEEEETIESLSAAEEEEEENSEAAATAAALEEEEEEEQWSGEEPEQEPPTELLERAEVIGEVQALPGLQAEVHKQAATVASEAPNGGAEEAGGQENLAEAVKMEAEQLDSERTDPIGMDFTESAMHLDDDLPSYQSLVRDTDMPESPFAQTCPVEDFELPPSYQVRAKEPCEHPTEKPDGQSGAVKETSTETCDSSNILEVKSGQIQDKQIEISTDVDMKEKSGMSAYFETTTTKTDASVSLGEGYYELSTTSEEQKDSIGNLQLPEISYSTLAQAQSLEVQPDLPKSSADTLQTTSHVDRRDDCRLSPGKLALEQRSYSLNITIGAMDHGDAQGHQRNFSPLATDIMSHTCGSLDESADYLPVTTPSVEKLPQFPPLILETTASATTPSFSPPQTTVTNVKTSPQTESPESPVQGKSCYKNGTVMAPDLPEMLDLAGTPSRLTSDNTDSEIMRRKSVPMDMSSLVSDSFAHLFKSDQGQMATKREMKLEEQGYCVFSEYSGPMPSPADVHSPMDSSSQIFNTVISEEKETGLVAFGQQECLSTEDLKATEVVTPQAKPEEGKPRNEDSIQIESAPSEKTSRETNQEESDLLKTKILEETKSPTLPDNEKAQLDKQAETFITPKVTVTLDEAKPDLDSGSKLAAETEAEIADYERQIRKLEMEDRPLSVEEERELQELREKVKNKPDLVHQEAYEELDAEDVYQLTGAAKDRIARPIRPSPASSVESATDEEKMHVGDSEKPRSPGEKESLKTDPNRLSPVGSFEKYFREERPSEQEVKQKDSVQLLKEKVAEEKPQPSPSKTDKAPLDTMVIQEVEEEVELAKEPDEIMPEPKPALNVEERLVVDKTEPDEDVDENEGEKVLEKEEVEDEEVLEGAKAAEDTVEPRAAIESVVTVEDDFITVVQTIDESEVSGHSVRFSAPSQDQHPQLLQEEEEEEEAVEMAQEVEIEAPSLEEVVDVPEPVELPVCPAKEIEVPETEAPTQSFDDYKDETTMDDSILDSSWVDTQDDDKSMATEKIEPLPRVMSPVKKPHVEKSAKQRAKGGRARGRMTTPERKPVRKEPVPTQKDEMKKKKAVIKKAELTKKSDIQTCSPSRKSVLKSTVRHPRPTQHHPCVKRKPTVSADGRLPFSVARPSRDRASTSNPTTLTKIPTSKIRAEALLPARPNSASSSNNRSPLVEVDLYEPRPSSADPKVLLYSCAVKDGGSRSPEKRSSLPRPASILTRHPHMADHEESSTSITSSGSTAPRRPTSFRTEVKAQHRTGRSHSMTGAETTRSRSARSGTSTPRMSGSTAITPGTPPSYSCRTPGTPHTPGTPKSLSLLSQEKKVAIIRTPPKSPATTPKQLRLINQPLPDLKNVRSKIRSIDNIKYQPKGGQVQIQSKKIDLSHVTSKCGSLDNIRHRPGGGNVRIESVKLGFREKAHAKVGSLENAHHTPGGGHVQIESHKLMFRDVAKARVDHGAEIVMEALRLSGGTSPQRHSHMSSSGSINMLESPQLATLADDVTAALAKQGL, via the exons AGCAAGTATCAGCGCGGATCGTGCAGGAGGTTACAGCCGAAGCAGTAGCAGTACTGAAGGGAGAGCAGGAGCTGCATCCGGACACTGCCGTCAGGCTGCCATCAG TGGAGGACTCTGCAAACCTGCCACCCTCACCTCCTCCGTCCCCAGCAGCAGAGCATTTTGGGCCTTTGGATCCAG ATGTAGGGGATGAGGAGGAAGCAGGTCCTCTCCGCTTCTTCCAAAATTCTCGCGAGAGGTGCAAGTTCCTCGCCCCCTCCATCTCAGTGTCTGTGCCTGAGGATGACCCCTACCACTCTGACGAGGAATACTATGAGCACCCTTTATTCAGCCCAGAGTGGACGCGCTCTGGCTCTCGCCCCCCAGGGCAGGCCGCTGCGTTTAGACAGATTGAAG AAGAGGAGACCATAGAGAGTCTCTCAGCtgcggaggaggaagaggaggagaattCAGAAGccgcagcaacagcagcagctctagaggaagaggaggaagaggagcagtGGAGTGGAGAGGAGCCTGAGCAGGAACCTCCAACTGAGCTCCTAGAGCGGGCAGAGGTCATAGGCGAGGTCCAGGCTCTGCCCGGCCTGCAGGCTGAGGTTCACAAACAGGCAGCTACTGTTGCTAGCGAGGCCCCTAATGGGGGAGCTGAGGAGGCAGGGGGGCAAGAAAACCTTGCAGAAG CTGTGAAGATGGAAGCAGAGCAACTAGACAGTGAGAGGACAGATCCCATTGGCATGGACTTCACTGAATCTGCAATGCATCTAGATGATGATCTCCCATCTTACCAGAGCCTTGTCAGAGACACAGATATGCCGGAAAGCCCCTTTGCTCAAACATGCCCCGTGGAGGACTTTGAACTCCCTCCAAGTTACCAGGTTCGTGCCAAAGAACCTTGCGAGCATCCAACTGAAAAGCCTGATGGACAAAGCGGTGCTGTAAAAGAGACATCAACCGAAACATGTGATTCCAGCAATATCCTTGAGGTCAAATCAGGGCAGATTCAAGACAAACAAATAGAAATATCAACAGATGTGGACATGAAAGAGAAATCTGGCATGTCTGCTTATTTTGAGACCACTACAACTAAGACAGATGCCTCCGTGTCTCTAGGAGAAGGGTATTATGAGCTAAGTACTACATCAGAAGAACAAAAGGACTCTATTGGTAACCTACAACTTCCTGAAATCAGCTACAGCACCTTGGCTCAAGCACAGTCTTTGGAAGTCCAACCAGATCTTCCAAAAAGTAGCGCAGACACACTACAAACCACTTCACATGTAGACAGAAGAGATGACTGCAGACTGTCTCCTGGAAAACTGGCTCTAGAGCAAAGAAGTTACtctttaaatatcaccattgGGGCAATGGATCATGGTGATGCCCAAGGGCATCAAAGAAACTTCTCTCCATTAGCCACTGACATCATGTCTCATACTTGTGGGAGCCTTGATGAATCTGCTGATTACCTTCCTGTCACCACTCCCTCAGTAGAGAAGCTTCCTCAGTTTCCGCCACTTATTCTGGAGACAACTGCCTCTGCCACAACTCCATCATTTTCACCTCCCCAGACAACAGTCACTAATGTAAAGACAAGTCCACAGACAGAGTCTCCAGAATCACCTGTCCAAGGTAAGAGCTGTTACAAGAATGGCACTGTCATGGCCCCCGACCTACCTGAAATGCTGGACTTGGCAGGTACCCCATCAAGGTTGACGTCTGACAACACAGACTCCGAGATTATGAGGAGGAAGTCCGTCCCAATGGACATGTCTTCTCTAGTAAGTGATTCTTTTGCACATTTGTTCAAAAGTGACCAGGGCCAGATGGCTACAAAGAGAGAAATGAAGTTGGAGGAGCAAGGATATTGTGTCTTTAGTGAATACTCTGGTCCCATGCCATCGCCTGCAGATGTGCACAGTCCAATGGACTCTTCTTCTCAAATATTTAACACTGTGATATCAGAGGAGAAGGAAACTGGTCTTGTTGCATTTGGACAACAGGAGTGTCTATCAACTGAAGATCTGAAAGCAACAGAAGTTGTTACACCACAGGCAAAACCAGAAGAAGGGAAGCCAAGGAATGAAGATTCCATTCAAATTGAAAGTGCACCTTCTGAAAAAACTTCTAGAGAGACCAATCAAGAGGAGTCTGATCTTTTGAAGACCAAAATTTTAGAAGAAACCAAGAGTCCAACTTTACCTGATAATGAGAAAGCACAGTTAGACAAACAAGCTGAAACCTTTATCACACCAAAGGTGACGGTTACTCTTGATGAAGCAAAGCCTGATCTTGATTCAGGTTCCAAACTTGCAGCTGAAACTGAAGCTGAAATAGCTGACTATGAGAGACAAATTCGCAAATTGGAGATGGAGGACAGACCTTTGAGTGTAGAGGAGGAACGGGAGCTCCAGGAACTCAGGGAGAAGGTGAAGAATAAACCAGACCTTGTTCATCAGGAAGCTTATGAAGAGTTGGATGCAGAGGATGTCTACCAGCTCACTGGAGCTGCAAAGGACAGAATTGCTCGGCCTATCAGACCATCCCCAGCGTCTTCTGTAGAAAGTGCTACTGACGAGGAGAAAATGCATGTTGGTGACTCTGAAAAACCTAGATCACCAGGTGAGAAAGAGTCTCTTAAAACAGATCCCAATAGGCTATCTCCTGTTGGGTCTTTTGAGAAATATTTTAGAGAGGAGAGACCTTCTGAGCAGGAGGTAAAGCAGAAAGACTCAGTGCAACTCCTTAAAGAGAAAGTTGCTGAGGAGAAACCTCAGCCATCTCCTTCAAAGACAGACAAGGCTCCTCTTGATACCATGGTGATTCAAGAAGTAGAGGAAGAGGTAGAGCTTGCTAAGGAGCCGGATGAGATCATGCCAGAACCAAAACCAGCTCTTAATGTGGAAGAGAGGCTGGTTGTAGATAAAACTGAACCAGATGAGGATGTAGACGAAAATGAGGGGGAAAAAGTGCTTGAGAAAGAAGAAGTGGAAGACGAGGAAGTGTTGGAAGGGGCCAAGGCTGCAGAAGACACTGTTGAGCCTAGAGCTGCGATTGAGTCAGTAGTAACAGTGGAAGATGATTTTATTACGGTAGTGCAGACCATTGATGAAAGCGAAGTCTCTGGACACAGTGTACGTTTCTCAGCTCCCTCTCAGGATCAACATCCACAGCTCCtccaagaggaggaagaggaggaggaggctgTGGAAATGGCACAGGAAGTAGAGATAGAGGCTCCCAGTTTGGAGGAAGTCGTAGATGTTCCAGAGCCTGTTGAGCTTCCTGTATGTCCAGCTAAAGAGATAGAAGTACCAGAGACTGAGGCCCCAACTCAAAGTTTTGATGACTACAAAGATGAAACTACCATGGATGACTCCATCTTAGACAGCTCCTGGGTGGATACACAAG ATGATGATAAGAGCATGGCCACAGAGAAAATTGAGCCTCTACCCAGAGTGATGAGCCCTGTCAAGAAACCACATGTAGAGAAATCAGCCAAACAGAGGGCTAAAGGTGGCAGGGCCAGAGGACGAATGACCACGCCTGAACGCAAACCTGTTCGCAAGGAGCCAGTACCCACCCAGAAGGATgagatgaagaagaaaaaag CTGTGATTAAGAAGgctgagctcacaaaaaaatctGATATTCAGACATGCTCTCCTTCCCGGAAGAGTGTTTTAAAGTCTACCGTAAGGCATCCTAGACCTACCCAACATCACCCGTGTGTTAAGCGGAAACCCACAG TGTCTGCAGATGGTCGACTGCCCTTCAGTGTGGCCAGGCCCTCCAGAGACCGGGCATCT ACCTCCAATCCCACAACACTAACAAAGATCCCCACCTCTAAAATTCGGGCAGAGGCTTTGCTGCCAGCCCGGCCGAACTCGGCCAGCTCCTCCAATAATAGGAGCCCATTGGTGGAGGTAGATCTTTATGAGCCCCGCCCTTCTTCAGCAGACCCAAAAGTATTGCTATATTCATGTGCTGTAAAG GATGGTGGTTCTCGGAGCCCAGAGAAGAGGTCGTCCCTTCCACGGCCAGCATCCATACTAACCCGCCATCCACACATGGCTGATCATGAGGAGAGTTCCACTTCCATTACCAGCTCTGGGTCAACAGCACCACGCAGACCCACAT CTTTCCGTACTGAAGTCAAAGCACAGCACAGGACAGGCAGGTCTCATAGTATGACAG GCGCAGAGACTACTCGGTCCCGCTCGGCCCGCAGTGGCACCTCCACACCTCGCATGTCCGGGTCCACAGCCATCACCCCTGGAACCCCTCCCAGCTACTCCTGCCGTACTCCAGGCACTCCCCACACACCGGGCACCCCCAAATCTCTCAGCCTGCTGTCCCAGGAAAAGAAAGTGGCCATCATCCGAACACCTCCAAAATCCCCGGCGACTACACCCAAACAGCTGCGCCTCATTAACCAGCCACTGCCTGACCTCAAGAACGTCAGATCCAAGATCCGTTCTATTGACAACATCAAGTACCAGCCCAAGGGGGGCCAG GTTCAAATTCAGTCTAAGAAGATTGATCTTAGTCATGTGACTTCCAAGTGTGGATCATTGGACAACATCCGCCACAGGCCAG GCGGTGGTAATGTGCGCATTGAGAGTGTGAAGCTTGGCTTCAGAGAAAAAGCCCATGCAAAGGTTGGCTCCCTGGAAAATGCCCACCATACACCTGGAGGAGGACATGTACAG ATCGAAAGCCATAAGCTGATGTTCCGTGACGTGGCCAAAGCACGTGTGGATCACGGAGCAGAGATTGTGATGGAGGCACTCAGGCTGTCGGGTGGCACCTCCCCTCAGAGGCACAGCCACATGTCCTCATCCGGAAGCATCAACATGCTCGAGTCGCCACAGCTGGCCACGCTGGCCGATGATGTGACCGCCGCCCTGGCCAAACAAGGCTTGTGA